A genomic region of Carettochelys insculpta isolate YL-2023 chromosome 7, ASM3395843v1, whole genome shotgun sequence contains the following coding sequences:
- the SUPV3L1 gene encoding ATP-dependent RNA helicase SUPV3L1, mitochondrial yields the protein MNRCARLLSRLPARPGPSPHHAAAAAAALRSRGGPCHPSQVAAFSSEGNGYKAPDTSLFVPLHVRPVAAGLEGDVGAELTKPLRKSEVLKILNKFYKRKEMQRLGGENGLDARLFHQAFISFRKYIMESSSLSADLHIILNDICCGAGHVDDLFPFFLRHAKQIFPMLDCMDDLRKISDLRLPPNWYPEARAIQRKIVFHAGPTNSGKTHHAIQRYLAAKSGLYCGPLKLLAHEIFQKTNDANVSCDLVTGEERVLVHPEGKQATHVACTIEMCSVTTPYEVAVIDEIQMIRDPSRGWAWTRALLGVCAEEVHICGEAAAIDLVTELMYTTGEEVEVINYKRLTPITLLDYALESLDNLRPGDCIVCFNKNDIYSVSRQIEARGLECAVIYGSLPPGTKLSQAKKFNDPDDPCKILVATDAIGMGLNLSIKRIIFNSLIKPSINEKGEKEMHPITTSQALQISGRAGRFSSVFKEGEVTTMHRDDLALLKEILNTPVSPIETAGLHPTAEQIEMFAYHLPDATLSNLLDIFVSLSQVDGLYFVCNIDDFKFLADMIQHVPLNLRARYVFCTAPINKKQPFVCTTLLKFARQFSRNEPLTFDWVCRHTHWPLVPPKNIKDLVHLEAIHDVFDLYLWLSYRFMDMFPDASLIRDIQKELDNIIQIGVRNITRLIRVSEATSGVMTVPDDFPLQRTKVNDRMLNLEDLPMANQKQSSAREIPGPRRMRGSKALGYKPDEIQSHMKSYVPESLADRLVREGLITQEMLKQLEREWQLHKDNNGDFPTERKESQNDSKERGKRKK from the exons ATGAACCGCTGTGCGCGGCTGCTCTCCCGCCTGCCGGCTCGCCCGGGGCCTTCACCTCACcatgccgccgccgccgccgccgccctccGGAGTCGGGGCGGCCCGTGTCACCCCAGCCAGGTCGCTGCCTTCTCGTCCGAGGGGAATGGCTACAAGGCCCCGGACACCTCCTTGTTCGTGCCCCTGCACGTGCGGCCCGTGGCTGCGGGCCTGGAGGGGGACGTCGGGGCCGAGCTCACCAAGCCGCTCAGAAAGA GTGAAGTCCTGAAAATCTTGAATAAGTTTTACAAGCGTAAAGAAATGCAGAGACTGGGAGGAGAAAATGGACTGGATG CTCGTCTTTTTCACCAAGCATTTATAAGCTTTAGGAAATACATtatggagtccagttccctgagTGCTGATCTACACATTATACTAAATGATATATGTTGTGGTGCAG GTCATGTTGATGATCTATTTCCATTTTTTCTGAGACACGCTAAGCAAATCTTTCCTATGCTGGACTGTATGGATGATCTGCGCAAGATCAGTGATTTAAGATTGCCACCCAACTG GTATCCAGAAGCCAGGGCTATTCAAAGAAAGATAGTCTTTCATGCTGGTCCCACAAATAGTGGAAAAACTCATCATGCTATCCAAAGATATTTGGCAGCAAAATCAGGACTGTACTGTGGTCCGTTAAAACTGCTGGCCcatgagatcttccagaagaccaatGATGCT AATGTGTCATGTGATTTGGTAACTGGAGAAGAACGTGTTCTTGTTCATCCAGAAGGCAAACAAGCAACCCATGTTGCTTGCACCATTGAGATGTGCAGTGTTACTACACCTT ATGAAGTGGCTGTGATTGATGAAATTCAGATGATCAGAGATCCCAGCAGAGGATGGGCCTGGACCAGAGCGCTGTTAG gagtCTGTGCAGAAGAAGTTCATATTTGTGGAGAAGCTGCTGCTATTGACTTGGTGACAGAGCTTATGTATACTACAGGAGAGGAAGTGGAG GTCATAAACTATAAGAGACTTACCCCTATTACCTTGTTGGATTATGCACTAGAATCATTAGATAACCTCCGTCCTGGTGACTGCATTGTCTGTTTCAATAAGAATGATATTTATTCTGTGAGTCGGCAGATAGAAGCCCGAGGATTAGAATGTGCTGTCATATATGGCAGCCTCCCACCTG GGACAAAGCTTTCTCAGGCCAAGAAATTCAATGATCCCGATGATCCATGTAAAATTCTAGTTGCTACAGATGCAATTGGAATGGGGCTTAATTT GAGtataaagagaataatttttaatTCTCTAATAAAGCCAAGTATAAACgaaaagggagagaaggaaaTGCATCCAATTACAACCTCCCAGGCTCTACAAATTTCTGGTAGAGCAGGAAGATTTAGTTCAGTATTCAAGGAAGGAGAAGTCACTACAATGCATCGTGATGACCTTGCACTGCTGAAAGAAATATTAAATACCCCTGTGTCTCCCATAGAG aCAGCTGGCCTGCATCCTACTGCTGAGCAGATAGAAATGTTTGCATACCATCTTCCTGATGCAACTCTATCGAATCTATTA GATATCTTTGTGAGCCTCTCACAAGTGGATGGGCTCTATTTCGTCTGCAATATTGATGACTTCAAATTTCTAGCTGACATGATTCAGCACGTTCCACTAAATTTAAGAGCACGGTATGTGTTCTGCACAGCACCCATCAACAAAAAACAGCCTTTTGTCTGTACTACTTTGCTAAAG TTTGCAAGGCAGTTTAGTAGAAATGAGCCTCTGACATTTGACTGGGTATGCAGACATACTCACTGGCCACTGGTTCCACCAAAGAATATCAAGGACCTTGTACACCTTGAAGCTATTCATGATGTTTTTGACCTCTACTTGTGGTTAAG ttaccGATTTATGGACATGTTCCCAGATGCCAGCCTCATACGGGACATCCAGAAAGAACTAGACAACATTATACAAATTGGTGTGCGCAATATTACAAGGCTTATCAGAGTTTCAGAAGCTACTTCTGGTGTTATGACTGTGCCAGATGACTTTCCTCTTCAGAGGACTAAAGTCAATGACAGGATGTTGAACTTGGAAGATCTTCCAATGGCAAACCAAAAGCAATCAAGTGCCAGAGAGATTCCAGGTCCAAGGAGAATGAGGGGATCTAAAGCTTTGGGCTATAAACCTGATGAAATACAGTCACACATGAAAAGTTATGTACCAGAATCTCTTGCTGACAGGCTAGTGCGTGAAGGACTCATTACTCAAGAAATGTTGAAACAGCTGGAAAGAGAGTGGCAGCTTCACAAGGATAATAATGGAGATTTCCCAACTGAAAGAAAAGAGAGCCAGAATGATTCAAAGGAAAGAgggaaaaggaagaaatga